ctaatcaacctagcctgcacatccctggacactgcagggcaatttagcatggccaaaccatggAGGAACGGTCATTAATGAAACAACTGAACATCGGTGGTGCTTGAATGCCCTCCTAAGAAACGCCTGCAAAGATgatctggagctgagatgattgacttcctaTTAAAATCTGCCAGAACACACAAGTACCAACAACGGTGACCATCCAAATACCAGGTTGTAGTGAAAtccccatctggtttactaacgtCCTCAAGGAAAGGAAATTTCTCGTCCTCAGCTCCGACCCCGATGTAACTGCCGAATGCAGctatgcagttgactcttaaggGTCACTGAAATGTCCTGACAACCCACTCAGTTTAAGTGGCTCGCCAACACTATAAGGGAAATTTGAGCTGGGCAGTAAACGGTGCCCTTATCAGCAACATCTGCGTCTGTGATTTGTTTTTGAAAGAATGTCATAAATTTAGAGTATTTTGAAAAGTGACCTTTATTCACGTTTACGAGTTGTCGCTTTGTGGTTTGGCAGTCCATTtactgcaagtttttttttaatttgaagtgTGAATATTTTTCCTACAATACTTCGGTGAAAAGGCAGGTTGTAAATCGCTGCCTTGTCTTGATTTTGTTTGTGACATCCGCTCAAATTTCCTTGGGGAAAATTATTAACATGATCCCTCCCGAGGATTTGCAGACATTGCCTCGATTGGACGAGAACGCTGCAAAACCCCGGGTGCCTTTATAGCTTTAAGAGGAGGGGGCGTAATTTCCGGAGATTAAATGAGCGGTCACTTACAGTTGTTGCATTTGGAAAGAAGCTTGTCCGTTTTGGAGGCGCCGGAAGGTGTGACTTTAATCATTGCAGAATACTGAAGTATTTTGATCTCTCGCTTAAATGCAAATCCATTTTATTTGGTCACTGTACAAGTAAACAGTACAGAATTACCACTCCGATGTAAACTACCCGCAAACCAAGGGAATGCAGGAATATACCGACGGCTACCTCCATTGAATGCATATGACTATATGACACTGTGCTTCCTCTTTCCTatgaatgcaaaaacaaaaacgAATTCGGCTGTCGGAGGATTGCTTTGCATTTTGCCCTCTGTACCCGAGCATGATCTTCCTAGCTCGACTGGCAAATCTCCGGAGATCCGGGTACAAAGTGCTCGGCGCAATGACCAAGTGTGTTTGTGCAGGGCATCACACCGCTGGAACTAGGCTGCGGGTGCTGGTCGACATGGACGGGGTGTTGGCTGATTTCGAAGGCGGATTCTTGAAAAAGTTCAGGGACACGTATCCCAAAGATCCCTATATCGAGCTGCAAGATCGCAGAGGTTTCTGGGTTTCAACACAGTATGGAGAATTGCATCCTGATCTCTGTGTAAGTGAAAGGCGACTGCTGCAGGAATTTGATCTTATCTTTGCACATGCAATATCACAGCAAGAGTGTCACTCCCACACTACTGGTGCTCCCCACTCCCACGCTTTACACCTGCAATAAAATAACTGTTTCTTGTAAGAAAGTGCATGCCAGTCATTAGCAATTGACAGTGTTAATTAgcagattaaaataaaaacaatgaatGCCTGAAATGTGATATATATAAAGCTCCTGACGCACACAGCTGGTCGTCCATCAATGGAATGAGAAATACACAAGCTTCAGTTGTATTACTTTTCACTAATCATGACCAAGGCCAGCAAGTATTGAGAGGCCCTAAGCTGTGTCAAGCTTAAGAGGGTCCTTTGCATTTCCAAAAATAGCATTAATTAAAAAGGACAATGAAGATAGAATGTTAAACCTTTGAATATGCTGAGGTTAAGGTGCATCAAAAAAACTAATTAGAACATATCTTGTTAGATTACTACCTGCATTATGAAATACTTTTGAGTAAAAATACTTTAGGATTTCTTAGCCTGGAGTGATTATCTACTGTGCCAAAATGGGCCGCATGCATGTAAGGCCTAAGACATCATCTGGCTGCAAAAAGCAACACAAATCACATGAGCCACTGACACCGCCATATTTAATATGCAGTGATATCAGCATCATGAATTAAAAATCACTATTGGAGAGAGAGGTGGTTGTGAGTTTAAACTGAGAGTCACCATGCCCCAAGTAAGCAGCCAAGTTGCAAAAGTGAGACCTTCATGAAGACCTCATCTGGTACTGGAATCGACATTGTGCAActggcattactctgcattgcaaaccagtcatTCTGCCAACAGAACTGCCAACCCCCACATCATCAGTACGTGCGCTGCTGAGGGTCTGGAGAGGGTGAGGGTAAAAGGGAAATGGAGGCTGGGTGTGACAATGTGGAGCTTCCCCTTCCCCAGCAGGATCAGGGACAAAGGCCAACACCAGGATTGAAACAGGGAGAGGCCTTCACTAGGAGCAGGatgggaggcctgcactgggagagggagggggaaaaggCTGGCCTCGAGAGGCAGTTTCCATTACCAGCATGGGTGGTGAATGCAGTTTTTTGGTTAATGAGCAGGATGACCTGGAGTGAAATTAAGCTGTTTTTTATTTAATAATCTGAAGAACATTTCTAAATGCACAGTTCGGGCTGCACTATCTCTGAGACAGGCTACTGCTCTCCATCACTAACCACTCTCATCGGCTTTCCCTTGGCACATATTATCTGCAGGTGGCATTCTGCAAGTCATGTCCTTCTGAATTTATGATGTTGAAAACTCTCATGTCTGGAGAGATGAGCAATTACTCAGATCAACACCAATGAAATGGGAACAGCACGACAACCAGcaacaaatttaaaacattttcttattaatttttaaacagcAGTGACACTGATGCTACCCACACATGTATGAAGCTTATCATTTTCGATGCTTGGAAGTGCTTTATTTCTTTAACAAGGTTAATGTCACCATCTTCAGGATAGTCTTTTCTTAAAAGCTTCATACGTCTCCTTTTTGAAGCCATCAAAATcaattaaaaacacaaaattgCTTGTAACATTCTCATATATGATTACCCTTTCCTTCATGTCAATTTTAAGTACACCCAATCTAGAAATCAATGATTTCTCTTGAAATCTGTCTCTTGAAGAAAGCACATTGCCATCATTGACTtctatttcttttttctttattcactcgcTTACAATTTGCATCAAgcagtttttcttttgttttgaattcaatgCCATCGAAACCTTTCAGGTTTCTTCtggaagtgagtgagtgacgtGCAAAGTGCAGCGTATGTACTGAAGGCTAACTGTGCATTCTGTAGCAGCATGGTGGGTTTATGAAGGTGATCTGACAACCAGTTCCAAAGTTTCTCCTGTAGAATGCCACCTTCTCTCCTTGTTCTTTTTCAATGCTATCAGTATGGAGATGAGTAACAGCATCAAAGAATTGAGCCATGACTCTCAGCTAGGGTTATGATAGCCTTTGCATGTCTTTCTCACCTAGCTTCAGAGAAATGGTTTGGGTCAAAGGAATCAGCACACCGAAGTGTACAATCCAGTGTTTTGCAGAGACAAAGAATAATGTGTAAATTGTTGTGCAACTGCAGAAAAAATACAGCAACTAGATAGCAATCAACTGTAGACAACAAAGTTCAGGAATGTCCAGCAAAGGAGATACATAACGTGCTTATTTTCCCTAGAACGTTTTGCTGTATTATCATATGATTGCCCTCAGTACTTAGTGAAATAAGTGTGACAGTAGATTATCCTGCCGAGATAATTCTGCACCTTGCTGGCCATATTCCCTCCACTATGCTCTGCTAATTCAAGGAAAGTTCAGAGAGTGTTCGATGGGAAACCATCATCAAGTGCCACACATCTTATAGTAACAGTTAATCCACATGTGAAAGATCTGGTGTCGAGTCAACAAACAAACTTAAGAAACCTGCTTCTTCAAGTCATCCAAAATAAATCTTCTTACATTTTGAGACATTGGCTGAGTGATTTCCTCACATTTTGTTTTAGATGATTATGAAAGCTTCCCAGATCCATAGTTTCTATAACTTTTTATGTTGTTGGCAAGAAATGGATAAGACTGAGCAATGAGTTCTATCAAGCCAAGAAAGTTCCCATTATGTGCCAAGCCAAGCCTTTAATTGCCTCCCCTAAAGTCTAGTTCATATCCAGTTATTGTGCCCACAATTGCAATAACACTTTCGAGTTTGTCTGATGAATATTAAGCACAGCCTTCATTCAGTTCGAGAGCTGTCTCTGTGTCGAAAGTTTGGGTGTCTAAGCCCTGCCTCAGAGACTTTGACAAAGAACTTAACTGGCAGTAGTCAGAGAGTATACTGCACTAAGAGAGATTTAGGTTTTGTTTACCCTGTGTTTTTGTGAGAATTCAGCAGCCATGGTTGTAAGAAAACTTAACACAACCTCTCCAATCTTATGAAGGTACTCATTGGACTGAAGAAAAAAGGGCTTGCAGGAATCATGTTTCTCATAATCTTCTCAAAGCAATTGAAATAGTACATTGATTATAATTATGTAGAGAGTTACAGCAGCTCTCTTGCATACAGGAAGATCCCATACACAGGGAGGTGATTGTCAGTTTTTGGTGATGATGTTGAGAGAGGAATGTTAGCCAAGACACCAGGAAAATGGTGTGTCCCCTGATAGTTTCTTAGAACGCTCAACATTCATTTGAACACATAATTAGAAGCTAAGTTTCATAATTCACACAGCTCCAATGAATACAACACCCTCCCTAGGCTGATGTTCAAACGCAGATTACATGCTCGTCTTTTGGAATGAGCTTTGAACCAACAACCTTCTGCTTCAACACCACAATGGCGACACACTGAGTCAGGCAGGTATTAGGCACTTCACATACTTATAATATTTTGTCATGCAAACTTTTTCTTTCATCTTTGAAAATTTATTTGCATAATTTACCCTTCACATAAATGGACATCACCTTTGACACACAGGATCTGCAGGATTCAAGTATTTAGTTTATAACACATACTTTAAATGAGGAGCAGGAATCATATCAACACTGGACAGAAAATGGTCCAATTTTGCTTTAACCATGGATCACTTCCAGTGCCCCCTGATATTTTTGCCTTGCATCTGACTGTACTTTAAAATCAATTGAGTCATTCAACTGTTAACATAAGGAAGCAAATCATTTGAGAAAAACTTTGTGTAAGTGAAAACTATTTAAATATACTTTCTTTTGAACATAACATTCATGCatttcttcaaaacaaatataGGAGAAAGCAATAAGTATATGGGAGTCAAAGAACTTTTTCATTGAACTTGAACCTATTCCTGGTGCGGTGGAGGCTGTGAAAGAGATGGCCAACGTGAAAGAGTGAGTCCGAATTGCAAAAATATTCAAACTCTTGCTTAACCTAACAAAATTTCTGTACTGATGTTATTCCTGCATCTTTTCCATAGCACTGATGTGTTCATTTGCACCAGTCCAATTAAGAAGTATAAATACTGCCCTTACGAAAAAGTAAGTTATTTTACAATATTGACCAAAAAAGTCGCTGATGCATATTAAGGTTtataatgtttatttgaaaatttgAACTTTTATCTCGCATGAGTAACCAACTGCTGTAATGATCTCTAAAATGGAAAGTCATTATGTGATACCCCAAGGACACTGGATAAAACCATCTCACCAACTATCTTCAATGACAACCCAAACTGTAACTAAAATACATTAAATAATAACTAAGAACATTTATGAACATTGGATTCGCAATTTTTCTACACTGGATGTGAATAAAATGTTTGCCATTGATAGCCACCTGGAATTGGGAAAGAAAATTAACATTACATTACATTTGGTCAGAAGGAATTGAACAAAGGACTATGCACTAAGAAAAAAGTAATCCGCAAAAAGTAACATTCCAATGCTCTTTTACTATATTTTCTGTAATTTAAAGCAGATAAATCTAATGTACATTTTAGTAGGAAGAAAAAGATGGCCTCATATTAATTGGAAAACAATCTAAATGGCATAGAGGAGTAAAGACTCTTGGGAAGTATAGATATTACAAAGTATTAAAAATAGGAATGTTAGTTAAGGCCACAAGGAAGCAAAGCGCTAGGGTTTGTATTCAAATGGATATAACTGGAAAAAGAGAAATCGTCTTGAAGTTATATCATTCTTGGACTGCTGTGAACAGTTTTCTTCTCTAATGTAAAAAGAACATAGAGGCAGAAGAAGAGGTTCAAAATATATTTGAATAGTATTAAAACAGCAATTGTACAAAATGGGAACAATTGAACAAATTGGGACTCTTCTGAGTAACATTGAAGACTAAGGGATGACCTGATTGAAATGTTTAAGATTATGGAAGAGTCTGTTAGAGTAG
The Stegostoma tigrinum isolate sSteTig4 chromosome 23, sSteTig4.hap1, whole genome shotgun sequence DNA segment above includes these coding regions:
- the LOC125462306 gene encoding 5'(3')-deoxyribonucleotidase, mitochondrial-like isoform X2, which produces MQKQKRIRLSEDCFAFCPLYPSMIFLARLANLRRSGYKVLGAMTKCVCAGHHTAGTRLRVLVDMDGVLADFEGGFLKKFRDTYPKDPYIELQDRRGFWVSTQYGELHPDLCEKAISIWESKNFFIELEPIPGAVEAVKEMANVKDTDVFICTSPIKKYKYCPYEKVWNLVLNGSMYFSQPVTICIYNCDPQKGGCILGMIGNHYFTADDNDDLNGA
- the LOC125462306 gene encoding 5'(3')-deoxyribonucleotidase, mitochondrial-like isoform X1; the protein is MQKQKRIRLSEDCFAFCPLYPSMIFLARLANLRRSGYKVLGAMTKCVCAGHHTAGTRLRVLVDMDGVLADFEGGFLKKFRDTYPKDPYIELQDRRGFWVSTQYGELHPDLCEKAISIWESKNFFIELEPIPGAVEAVKEMANVKDTDVFICTSPIKKYKYCPYEKYAWVEKHFGKEFLELMVLTQDKTLVSGNLLIDDKPDISGVEPCPKWEHVLFSACHNMHIQLRPPKRRLHSWDDWKPLLHSRRQ